In the genome of Succinivibrio dextrinosolvens, the window TCTTATCAGAAGCCTCTGTTTTAGTCAGATACTTAAGCTCAATAAGGTAGATACACTCGTTGCTTGTGCCTTTGTTTACAGTTACAACCAAATCTGCAAATCTCTCGCCTACACCAACGACTCTCAGGGATTTCTGCAGTCTTACCTCAAAATCATCCTTTGAAAGCTCTTCAAGTTTGGCATACAGAACCAGATTTAAGGCTATTTCATTCATATGGTATAAGACCTGATTTGACATAATCAGGCTTAAAAACTCTGTGCAGGATGAGGTAAATGAGGATAAATCATCCTTAAGATTCATCATCTCAGAGATATCAAGTTTCTGTGATGAGAATACAGCATCTTTTCTGAATCGTAACTTAATGGTACAGTTTGCAAAAAGCTTTGACATGAACTGATTTGGTATTACCAAAGACAGGCCGCTATCTAAGGATGAGTTCCGGTTGATGGTCAGATAACCAAGATAATAGAGCATCGATAATAGCTGCTCTCGAGAATACTCTCTTACCTGATTCAGATTGATATTTTCAGATAGCTTCTGCAGATAAAAAGGTTCTCCCTGAAGATATCTGTCAATGATGGTATCAACAGTTTCTTTATCAGCAAGCCCAAACAACTGCTCTAGCTTATATCCATCCTGATCGCAGGCAGGATCAAGATAATCCTCTGGATTTAGTAATGTCTGTTCCTGTCTAACTTTTGTCAGATAATAAAGACACATGGAGGAATTGTAGACCGTCTTATCAGCTCTTCTAGAAAAACAGTAGCCGTCATAGACAGGTTTCATTCTCTCAATGATTTCTTTTGTGCTTACACCTAACTGTTCTACATCCACAAGCTTTGGAATAAGAATATCCAGTTCATCCTCAGTAAAACCAGCGTACTCATTGAAACAGTCTAAAGATGTAACATTGAGAGCTATATTAAAACCTGAGGTTAGTGAATCAAGAGAAACTGATGAGACTCCAGTTATGAAGGTCTTGGCAATAGTACTCATTGCCTGATTTTTTATAGCAGAGTAAAAGGTTTTTAGAAAACCATCCTTACTGGTTATATTCTGAAATAGTTCTAAATCTTTTGATAAAATTTCGTTGGCAAAATTGTCATACTCATCAATCATGACATAGAGATTCTGACCGTCAGAATAATCTTTGTAGGCAATTGCAAATTCAGTAAAAAGGGTGGCAGGATCTGTTTTATCCATGTCTGAATAATCAAACACAAAATCCTTATATCTGCGCTTAAAGTCCCTTATACCGTCAGTTACA includes:
- a CDS encoding AAA family ATPase, producing the protein MSESAVKLLNNPYGQATFDLFRQDEQAFVDKSLMIKYLDDKGTSRYPVLLRPRRFGKSTFVRMLKCYYDISYQDRYEELFSGSKIYDEDLPTHNSYHVINFDFSAVSTGNLNKLLTSFFVAVTDGIRDFKRRYKDFVFDYSDMDKTDPATLFTEFAIAYKDYSDGQNLYVMIDEYDNFANEILSKDLELFQNITSKDGFLKTFYSAIKNQAMSTIAKTFITGVSSVSLDSLTSGFNIALNVTSLDCFNEYAGFTEDELDILIPKLVDVEQLGVSTKEIIERMKPVYDGYCFSRRADKTVYNSSMCLYYLTKVRQEQTLLNPEDYLDPACDQDGYKLEQLFGLADKETVDTIIDRYLQGEPFYLQKLSENINLNQVREYSREQLLSMLYYLGYLTINRNSSLDSGLSLVIPNQFMSKLFANCTIKLRFRKDAVFSSQKLDISEMMNLKDDLSSFTSSCTEFLSLIMSNQVLYHMNEIALNLVLYAKLEELSKDDFEVRLQKSLRVVGVGERFADLVVTVNKGTSNECIYLIELKYLTKTEASDKNSERSLKRAIKDASAEVLNYKSALDFKGKNVKAFAMVFAGPDCVYCQMY